In Cyclopterus lumpus isolate fCycLum1 chromosome 2, fCycLum1.pri, whole genome shotgun sequence, the genomic stretch GTTAAAACTATGCTCTGTAAGCACTATGCTGTCGAGGATAGCTCTGTTAACACTTATAGCACAGTTAGCTGCTAGCTGCAAGCTCAGACGTCTCAGCGtctagcagctaacggtgctaacagtgtgCAGGAAGGTACCCACACGGCTGTTTGGGGGCCAATCACACGACACATTAAATCAAGGAAAGCTTGCAAGCACAAAAAGGAGGGTTCTCAGGTATCGTTTGATTGGAGAAGTTTCGATACTACTTGGTTCTGGGTTATTTCGGGATTCTCGGCCCTAACTTGATGAAACATGGATTAAAGCTAAGTTCCTACCCGAGTCTTATGTATTaaacctcctctgacctctgatgtCAACATTTAGACATCAGAGGTCAAGATGAAAAATTGAGCTTGTTTTTCATTGTCAGTTGGTATTATTGTCTTAGATTTACAATaatatttcccagaatgcattgttaATCTACATTAACACACTGTTCACAGATTAGGTAGTAAAACACTtgagaaaacaataataacacgatactaaaataatataaacttTTACAGTTTTGATGTAACATGAAAGCTAGAAGCTGAAATTCAGGAGATATTTCAAAGCTTTGAACCGACCTCAATAcaccattttaaatataaatacatgtaaatacactTGTATTGTTTGGTTCCAGCTGCTTGAGAAGAACATTGTCAGCTTTATGAAGAGCGAGCTGAAGAAGATGCAAAAGGTCCTCAGTCCAGATTACCCAGAAGGCTCTGCGGGTCagaaggaagatgaggaggtgtTGGACGGTGAGGATGAAGAGCAGATGAGGAGCAGCGGGGAAGCATTTCTGAAGATCACACTAAACCTCTTGAGAAGAatgaagcaggaggagctggctgACTGTCTGCAGAGCAGTAAGAGGATTTAAAAGACTTTACAATTAAACAGAAGACCACCACTCACTAATTTCATCTATGATTTCTGTCATTCAAGAAACTAGTGCTGCAGTGTGCCAACATGAACTCAAGTCTAACCTGAAGAAGAagttccagtgtgtgtttgaggggatCCCTAAAGCAGGGAACCCAACCCTCCTGAACCAGATCTACACAGAGCTCTAcatcacagagggagggactGCAGAGGTCAATGAGGAGCACGAGGTCAGACAGATTGAAACAGCATCCAGGAAACCACACAGACCAGAAACACCCATCAGACAAGAAGACCTCTTCAAAGCCTCGTCTGGAAGAGAGGAACCAATCAGAACAGTGATGACAAAGGGAGTGGCTGGGGTTGGGAAAACAGTCCTAACACAGAAGTTCACTCTGGACTGGGCTGAAGACAAAGCCAACCAGGAAATCCAGTTCATGTTTCCATTCACGTTCAGAGAGCTGAATGTGCTGAAAGAGAAGCAGTTCAGCTTGGTGGAACTAGTTCATCACTTCTTCACTGAAACCAGAGAAGCAGCAATCTGCAGGTTTGAAGAGTTCCCggttgtgttcatctttgacGGTCTGGATGAGTGTCGACTTCCTCTGGACTTCCACAACAATGAGGTCCTGACTGATGTCACAGAATCCACCTCAGTGGATGTGCTGCTGACAAACCTCTTCAGGGGGAAACTGCTTCCCTCTGCTCGCCTCTGGATAACCACACGAcctgcagcagccaatcagatccctCCTGACTGTGTTGGCTTggtgacagaggtcagagggttCACTGACCCACAGAAGGAGGACTACTTCAGGAAGAGGTtcagagatgaggagcaggcCAGCAGGATCATCTCCCACATCAAGACCTCCCGTAGCCTCCACATCATGTGCCACATCCCAGTCTTCTGCTGGATCACTGCTACAGTTCTGGAGGACGTGTTGAAGaccacagagggaggagagctaCCCAAGACCCTGACTGAGATGTACATCCACTTCCTGGTGGTTCAGTCCAAAGTGAAGAAGGTCAAGTATGATGGAGGAGCTGAGACGGATCCACACTGGAGTCCAGAGAGCAGGAAGATGACCGAGTCTCTGGGAAAACTGGCTTTTGATCAGCTGCAGAAAGGGAACCTGATCTTCTATGAATCCGAGCTGACAGAGTGTGGCATCGATATCCGAGCAGCCTCAGTGTACTCAGGAGTGTTCACACAgatcttcagagaggagagaggactgtACCAGGCCCAGGTGTTCTGCTTCGTCCATCTGAGTGTTCAGGAGTTTCTGGCTGCTCTTCATGTCCATCTGACCTTCAGCAACTCTGGTGTCAACCTGATGgcagaaaaacaaccaagaCCTAAAGGCCTTGGTTGGCCTAAAGTATTGAGAGCAGAACCTAAACTAAAACATCTCTACCAGAGTGCTGTGGACAAGGCCTTACAGAGTCCAAATGGACACCTGGACTTGTTCCTCCGCTTCCTCCTGGGTCTTTCCCTGGAGACCAATCAGACTCTCCTACGAGGTCTGctgacacagacaggaagtagctcACTGACCAATCAGGGAACAGTCCAGTACATCAAGAAGAAGATCAGTGAGAATGTTTCTCCAGAGAAAAGCATCAATCTGTTCCACtgtctgaatgaactgaatgatGGTTCTCTGGTGGAGGAGATCCAACAGTCCCTGAGATCAGGACGTCTCTCCATAGATAAACTGTCTCTTGCTCAGTGGTCAGCTCTGGTCTTCATCTTACTGTCATCAGAAAAAGATCTGGAGGTGTTTGACCTGAAGAAATACTCTGATTCAGAGGAGGCTCTTCTGAGgctgctgccggtggtcaaagcCTCCAACAAAGCTGTGTACGGATACCTTATCATTACAAAATGGGTTTGATGTTTCACtttgaacattttgtttgtattaatcCCTGTTCCTCCCTTAGGCTGAGTGGCTGTAACCTCTCAAAGAGAAGCTGTGGAgctctgtcctcagtcctcagctcCCAGTCCTCTAGTCTGAAAGACCTGGACCTGAGTCACaacaagctgcaggattcaggagtgaagcttctctctgctggactggagagtCCACACTGTGCACTTGAACATCTCAGGTCAGGATCAGCTGATTTACCACACAGATGATGTAGTGGTCTAAGTGTCTGATAGACTGAGTTCATGGTGGTTTCCCAACATGTTACTGAGGGAGAACAATGTCTACTGGTGTCTCTGCTGATATGCATCTGGAAATAATGCTGTGAACTGAATGGAGAAGTGGCCACTATCCTGCTGGGGATCAAAGTGGTGGATGTCTTGTCCACCAACATGAAGATCTTTTGGCCCTCCTGCTTTCAGGGAACCAGGACGCTTTGAGTCCTGATTTGAGTTTGttagagctggaagaacttCTTTCACTGGAATCagggtttgaaatgtgtttacagggacatgattttaacaacatgtctgtttacaaaagaagatgaaaccaaaatgaaagccactcatgttaatgatgtaaataatatattcattgtgtattgatatgataaactctgtgtgttgttttgtgtgttttcagtctgtcagactgtcagatctcaaaggaaggctgttcttctctgggatcagctctgaagtcaaacccctccagtctgagaaaactggatctgagtgtaaaccagctgcaggatttaggagtgaagctgctgagtggttttctggagagtccacattgtagtctggagactctgaggtgggttcactgtctgctgctagtgtagcaccttcatgtttaatcaataactatttgattgatctacgtattgatccatcaagtgttacattttctggtaatatgttccacttcacatcagctgcctcgttgtctgcatgtcatcctctagaccaggggtcactaacaggtggaccgcggtccagacccagacccctttttctctggaccgaaaaccgatagataattgagatttattacattttcacaagtcacttctatttcaccggctcagctcttctagtctttacggctctccttcagcggtccaggaaacacagcggccaattacacgcgttgtaaatcatctcacgtgatgctactcggccaatcacacatgtgtattcagataagccccgccctcgactcgagtgccatattcactcacacgggagcgacaggagacccgaaagatggaaaaagtacgcgagtcagagaagttccaaaaagagaaatgtggacatcttaaccagagcttaaccacgaatggactctgttatgtttattgttcccacaaccagttcaacagcagcatgtctcacgttcagagatattaaagcagagatattaaagcagagatattaaaacagagatattaaaacagagatattaaaacagagatattaaagcagcgatattaaagcagagatattaaagcagagatattaaaacagagatattaaagcagcgatattaaaacagagatattaaaacagagatattaaagcagagatattaaaacagagataataaagcggagatattaaagcagagatattaaaacagagatattaatgcagcgatattaaagcagcgatattaaagcagcaatattatagcagagatattaaaacagagatattaaagcagagatattaaaagagggatattaatgcagcgatattaaagcagagatattaaagcagagatattaaagcagagatattaaaacagagatattaaaacagcgatattaaagcagaaatattaaaacagagatattaaagcagcgatattaaaacagagatattaaagcagagatattaaagcagagttattaaagcagcgatattatagcagcgatattaaagcagagatattaaaacagagatattaaagcagcgatattaaaacagagatattaaagcagagatattaaagcggcgatattaaagcagagatattaaagcagcgatattaaagcagcgatattaaagcagagataataaaacagacatattaaagcagagatattaaaacagagatattataacagcgatattgAAACAgatatattaaagcagagatattaaagcagcgatattataacagcgatattaaagcagagatattaaaacagagatattaaagcagcgatattaaagcagagatattaaagcagcgatatcaaagcagcgatattaaagcagagatattaaagcagagatactaaagcagagatattaaagcagagatattaaagcagcaatattaaagcagcgatattgtaacagcgatattaaagcagagatattaaaacagagatattaaagcagagatattaaagcagagatattaaagcagcgatattaaagcagagatattaaagcagcgatatcaaagcagcgatattaaagcagagatattaaaacagtgatattaaagcagcgatattaaaacagagatattaaatcagagatatgaagctacgagacaaagctcagatctttggagcaaacgtaccctaagagcccaaaatgatcagaatctaacacatgaattataaataaagctaagagcccaatatgatcagaatctaacacatgaattataaataaagctaagagcccaatatgatcagaatctaacacatgaattataaataaagccaagagcccaatatgatcagaatctaacacatgaattataaataaagccaagagcccaatatgatcagaatctaacacatgaattataaataaagctaagagcccaatatgatcagaatctatcacatgaattaattgatcaacaatgacgtgaacagagagaaatgagctgaaacaagtggtttcataaccagatgaagtccctgcacacacatttctccttctagataacaataatataatatcttggctcttttgattgacaacgcttgacgccccaataaactgaatttaaagctgcaggacaattcagttaaattattatttctaaaataaagtcctttattttaagtcacatttttcaaaagctttctgttttaaatccagcctttattttactttaaataagagaagataatgtatttactattagagtatgtattatttataatcaaaccagttaaattggaaatctgttataataaatattttgtagatgttatataatttagttttctttatttaatttgacagtcagttgtttactacatacagacgttaatacaactgttggctacttcaatgcttatggcacaaaatcatagagcgcatatttgacattgatgttctggacctttaatgaggaagttctctctaactggacctcgctgaattttaattgaataccctgatatacaatcatgaaatgtacaacttgtctggcttcatgctgctgatggatatatatatatatatatatatatatatatatatatatatatatatatatatatatctatctatctatctatctatctatctatctatctatctatctatctatctatctatctatctatatatatatatatatatatatatatatatatatctccatatatgaaacaagtcatgactcctcctgccgtaagctgcttctacacgtctgctaccagctgcaggaaaccttgtgaagtggagttcaccatttaaaacctgatcacatctgattgattatgaacagattgtttctatcatcatttcttcttcttacagggacatgattttaacaacatgtctgtttacaaaagaagatgaaaccaaaatgaaagccactcatgttaatgatgtaaataatgattcattgtgtattgatatgataaactctgtgtgttgttttgtgtgttttcagtctgtcacgctgtcagatctcaaaggaaggctgttcttctctgggatcagctctgaagtcaaacccctccagtctgagaaaactggatctgaatggaaaccagctgcaggattcaggagtgaagctgctgagtggttttctggagagtccacattgtagtctggagactctgaggtgggttcactgtctgctgctagtgtagcaccttcatgtttaatcaataactatttgattgatctacgtattgatccatcaagtgttacattttct encodes the following:
- the LOC117746665 gene encoding NACHT, LRR and PYD domains-containing protein 3-like, producing the protein MNQWEDREEGLPPSKTTLCGEHDSQTKAQRPDSPGPGPGPGPGSSCVSINSEESMDFPPTFKRQPPPETQPDSPVPGPGPGPSCVSMKSDQSMITPLAFKDGLQSFGVHQQRADSPGPGPGPGTRPGPGPSCVSMKSDQSMITPLTFKDGLQSFGVHQQRADSPGPGPGTRPGPGPGPSCVSMKSDQSMRSPLTFKDGLQSVKLRVQQQRSQVIPRDLDPIFKLLEKNIVSFMKSELKKMQKVLSPDYPEGSAGQKEDEEVLDGEDEEQMRSSGEAFLKITLNLLRRMKQEELADCLQSKTSAAVCQHELKSNLKKKFQCVFEGIPKAGNPTLLNQIYTELYITEGGTAEVNEEHEVRQIETASRKPHRPETPIRQEDLFKASSGREEPIRTVMTKGVAGVGKTVLTQKFTLDWAEDKANQEIQFMFPFTFRELNVLKEKQFSLVELVHHFFTETREAAICRFEEFPVVFIFDGLDECRLPLDFHNNEVLTDVTESTSVDVLLTNLFRGKLLPSARLWITTRPAAANQIPPDCVGLVTEVRGFTDPQKEDYFRKRFRDEEQASRIISHIKTSRSLHIMCHIPVFCWITATVLEDVLKTTEGGELPKTLTEMYIHFLVVQSKVKKVKYDGGAETDPHWSPESRKMTESLGKLAFDQLQKGNLIFYESELTECGIDIRAASVYSGVFTQIFREERGLYQAQVFCFVHLSVQEFLAALHVHLTFSNSGVNLMAEKQPRPKGLGWPKVLRAEPKLKHLYQSAVDKALQSPNGHLDLFLRFLLGLSLETNQTLLRGLLTQTGSSSLTNQGTVQYIKKKISENVSPEKSINLFHCLNELNDGSLVEEIQQSLRSGRLSIDKLSLAQWSALVFILLSSEKDLEVFDLKKYSDSEEALLRLLPVVKASNKAVLSGCNLSKRSCGALSSVLSSQSSSLKDLDLSHNKLQDSGVKLLSAGLESPHCALEHLSLSDCQISKEGCSSLGSALKSNPSSLRKLDLSVNQLQDLGVKLLSGFLESPHCSLETLSLSRCQISKEGCSSLGSALKSNPSSLRKLDLNGNQLQDSGVKLLSGFLESPHCSLETLSLSRCQISKEGCSSLGSALKSNPSSLRKLDLSGNQLQDSGVKLLSGFLESPHCSLETLSLSDCKISDEGCSSLGSALKSNPSSLRELDLSGNQLQDLGVKLLSGFLESPHCSLETLSLSWCKISKEGCSSLGSALKSNPSSLRKLDLNGNQLQDSGKEGCSSLGSALKSNPSSLRKLDLNGNQLQDSGVKLLSGFLESPHCSLETLSLSDCKISDEGCSSLGSALKSNPSSLRELDLSGNQLQDLGVKLLSGFLESPHCSLETLSLSWCKISDEGCSSLGSALKSNPSSLRELDLNGNQLQDLGKEGCSSLGSALKSNPSSLRKLDLSGNQLQDSGVKLLSGFLESPHCSLETLSLSWCKISDEGCSSLGSALKSNPSSLRKLDLNGNQLQDLGVKLLSGFLESPHCSLETLSLSWCQISKEGCSSLGSALKSNPSSLRKLDLSGNQLQDSG